In the genome of Rhodamnia argentea isolate NSW1041297 unplaced genomic scaffold, ASM2092103v1 Rarg_v2.18, whole genome shotgun sequence, one region contains:
- the LOC125313373 gene encoding NADH-ubiquinone oxidoreductase chain 4-like — protein MLEHFFECYSDLSGPILCPVLGSITLLFIPNSRIRPIRLIGLCASLITFLYSPVPRIQFDPSTAKSQFVESLRWLPYENINFYFGIDGISLFFVILTTFLIPICILVGWSGMRSYGKEYITASLIREFLMIAVFRMLDPLLFYVLPESVPIPMLCGAEHLLFAGIKLFLCRGLVQ, from the coding sequence ATGTTAGAACATTTCTTTGAATGCTATTCTGATCTAAGTGGTCCTATTCTTTGTCCCGTGCTAGGAAGTATTACTCTTCTTTTCATTCCAAATTCAAGAATACGACCGATACGATTGATTGGTCTTTGCGCCTCTCTTATTACTTTTTTGTATTCCCCTGTTCCTCGGATACAATTCGATCCTTCTACGGCCAAATCTCAATTTGTGGAAAGCCTTCGATGGCTTCCTTATGAaaacatcaatttttattttggtataGACGGTATCTCTTTATTCTTCGTGATATTGACCACATTTCTGATCCCTATTTGCATTTTAGTGGGTTGGTCTGGTATGAGAAGTTATGGGAAAGAGTATATTACAGCATCTCTAATTCGTGAATTTCTAATGATCGCCGTGTTCCGCATGCTGGATCCTCTACTATTCTATGTTCTTCCCGAAAGCGTGCCAATCCCTATGTTGTGCGGAGCTGAGCATCTTCTATTCGCTGGGATAAAGCTTTTCCTCTGCAGGGGCCTTGTGCAGTAA
- the LOC125313367 gene encoding NADH-ubiquinone oxidoreductase chain 4-like, translated as MRAGESSAEGSGYLLELRPTTTGQFRFGATPYSTIIIGVWGSRQRKIKAAYQFFLYTLLGSVFMLLAILLILLQTGTTDLQISLTTEFSERRQIFLWIASFASFAVKVPMVPVHIWLPEAHVEAPTAGSVILAGILLKLGTYGFLRFSIPMFPEATLCSTPFIYTPSAIAIIYTSLTTSRQIDLKKIIAYSSVAHMNLVTIGMFSPNIQGIGGSIPPMLSHGLVSSALFLCVGVLYDRHKTRLVRYYGGSVSTMPNLSTISFSSTLANMSSPGTSSFIGEFPILVGAFQRNSLVATLAALGMILGAAYSLWLYNRAVSGNLKPDFLHKFSDLNGREVSIFIPFLVGVLWMGVHPKVFPDCMHTSVSNLVQHGKFH; from the exons ATGCGGGCAGGGGAGAGCTCGGCAGAAG GGAGTGGCTACCTACTGGAGCTTCGACCAACCACCACCGGTCAATTCCGCTTTGGGGCCACCCCTTACTCTACCATTATTATAGGGGTATGGGGTTCGAGACAAAGAAAGATCAAGGCAGCATATCAGTTTTTCCTTTATACTTTACTTGGATCTGTTTTTATGCTATTAGCTATTCTGTTGATTCTTCTCCAAACAGGAACCACCGATTTACAAATATCATTAACCACAGAATTTAGTGAGCGGCGCCAAATCTTTCTATGGATTGCTTCTTTCGCCTCTTTCGCCGTCAAAGTGCCTATGGTACCAGTTCATATTTGGTTACCCGAAGCTCATGTAGAGGCACCTACGGCAGGATCCGTCATCTTGGCAGgaattcttttaaaattggGAACCTACGGgtttttaagattttcaataCCCATGTTTCCCGAAGCGACACTTTGTTCCACTCCTTTCATTTATACTCCAAGCGCGATTGCTATAATATATACTTCCTTGACCACTTCAAGACAGATCGATCTTAAGAAGATCATTGCTTACTCCTCAGTAGCCCATATGAATCTGGTGACTATTGGTATGTTTAGTC CGAACATACAGGGAATTGGAGGTAGCATTCCACCGATGTTAAGTCATGGACTGGTTTCTTCAGCCCTTTTTCTATGTGTTGGTGTTCTATATGACCGACATAAGACTCGACTTGTTAGATATTACGGAGGTTCAGTGAGCACCATGCCGAATCTCTCTACCATTTCCTTCTCTTCCACTTTGGCCAATATGAGTTCACCTGGTACTAGCAGCTTTATCGGGGAATTTCCCATCTTAGTAGGAGCTTTCCAAAGAAATAGCTTAGTAGCCACATTAGCAGCGCTTGGGATGATTTTAGGCGCGGCGTATTCCCTTTGGCTATACAATCGTGCGGTTTCTGGAAATTTAAAACCCGATTTCCTCCATAAATTCTCCGATCTAAATGGCAGAGAAGTTTCCATATTTATACCTTTTCTTGTTGGAG TTCTTTGGATGGGTGTTCAccccaaagtgttcccggacTGCATGCATACATCCGTAAGTAACTTAGTGCAACATGGCAAATTTCATTGA